One genomic region from Sporichthyaceae bacterium encodes:
- a CDS encoding hemolysin III family protein produces the protein GVALRTIFIHSARWLSAPVYLALGWTAAFFVPDLLRTGAVGTFVLLVIGGTFYSIGGLIYGIKRPNPSPRWFGFHELFHSCTIVGYVVHYVAVSMIAYTYH, from the coding sequence GGCGTCGCGCTGCGCACGATCTTCATTCACAGCGCCCGCTGGCTGTCCGCCCCGGTGTACCTCGCGCTGGGCTGGACGGCGGCCTTCTTCGTGCCCGACCTGCTGCGCACCGGGGCGGTCGGCACGTTCGTGCTGCTGGTGATCGGCGGCACGTTCTACTCGATCGGCGGGCTGATCTACGGGATCAAACGACCCAACCCGTCACCGCGCTGGTTCGGGTTCCACGAACTGTTCCACTCCTGCACGATCGTCGGCTACGTGGTGCACTACGTGGCCGTGTCCATGATCGCCTACACCTATCACTGA